From Abditibacteriaceae bacterium:
GGTTCTTCGCCGGGAATAATTGTCACCGTATCGACATCCTGGCCTAACAGCAAATGCACCTTGAGACGATTCCGCATCTGGCGCAGCAAAAGGTCGGAAATTTCCTGATCGAGATTCGGTAGCAGTTCGGTGCGGCCATCAATCAGAGAAACTTCGATGCCGAGCGCGGCCAGCATACAGGCGTATTCGCAGCCGATAACGCCCGCGCCGACAACAGCGATGGTTTTGGGAATGCGGTCGAGTGAAAGAATCGTGTCGCTATCGTAAACGTAACGGCCATCAAAGGGAATGCCTTCGGGATGATGCGGCGATGAGCCCGTAGCAATGAGGATATTTTCGCCATGAAGAACGATGTGGGAAGCGCCCAGATTTACCGCAATTTCGTGTGGGCCTTCAAAGCGCGCGACGCCTCGATAAACATCGACACCATGACGGCTCATGTTATCGTCGATGAGTTCCCACGCTTTCTCGACAACAGCGCGTTCGTGATACATGAAATCGGCGACCGAGATATCGGGGCGCAGTGAGACGCTGACGCCGTACAAACCGCGCTGCTTCCAGCCCGAAAGATGCAGTGCGCTTTCGCGCAGAGTTTTACTGGGAATCGTGCCGGTGTTGACGCCCGCACCGCCGGGCGCTGGTTCCTTCTCGATAAGCGCGACGGTTTTGCCGAAATTTGCGGCTTGAGCCGCAGCTTTTTCACCTGCTGGCCCACTGCCGATAACGATGAAATCGTAGTTCTTCATAATGAAAAAAGTACGGTCGAAATCGACCGTACTTTGATAAGAAAATGCTTTAGCTTACTTTTTTCAGTTCGACTTCAAAAATCAGCGTTGCGTTGGGTGGAATTGTCGGCGTCGGCGAATTGGGGCCATAAGCGAGATTTCCTGGAACCGTCAAACGGCGTTTGCCACCTTCCTTCATACCGGGAATACCGAGATTCCAACCGTCAATAACCTGTCCGGGAAGAGAAGTTTCAAAAGGCTCGCCGCGTTTGTAGCTTTCATCGAAAACCGTTCCATCTTGCAAA
This genomic window contains:
- the sthA gene encoding Si-specific NAD(P)(+) transhydrogenase, which encodes MKNYDFIVIGSGPAGEKAAAQAANFGKTVALIEKEPAPGGAGVNTGTIPSKTLRESALHLSGWKQRGLYGVSVSLRPDISVADFMYHERAVVEKAWELIDDNMSRHGVDVYRGVARFEGPHEIAVNLGASHIVLHGENILIATGSSPHHPEGIPFDGRYVYDSDTILSLDRIPKTIAVVGAGVIGCEYACMLAALGIEVSLIDGRTELLPNLDQEISDLLLRQMRNRLKVHLLLGQDVDTVTIIPGEEPNVCLKLKNGRQMSVDKVLYAAGRQSNTGELNLEAVGVKTGKRGIIEVNEFYQTNIPHIYAAGDVIGFPALASTSMEQGRIAAVHAFNLEYKTRLASIFPYCIWTIPELSTVGKTEEECLSQNIDYEVGRAFYRNNARGQIIGDTGGMLKLLFAPTTREILGIHVVGDTASELVHVGLMVMQIGGTLDRFTDTVFNYPTLGDLYKDAAYDGLARLKRRAECTTPTVVSNAPAASV